One Molothrus ater isolate BHLD 08-10-18 breed brown headed cowbird chromosome 4, BPBGC_Mater_1.1, whole genome shotgun sequence genomic window carries:
- the AUP1 gene encoding lipid droplet-regulating VLDL assembly factor AUP1 → MEPPAAPGPERLFDSHRLPTDGFLLLALLLYAPVGLCLLVLRVFIGVHVFLVSCALPDSVVRRFIVRVMCSVLGLLVRQSDPRLRGAGTRVFIANHVTPFDHNVVSLLTSCNTPALSGAPGFICWSRGFMELGVMGSRAELVDSLKEYSAQQGNPPLLLFPEEAATNGRAGLLRFSSWPFSILDEVQPIALQVRRPLVAVSVADSSWITELLWTFFVPFTVYQVRWMPSVPRRADEQSEDFALRVQELLAMELGVVSTRITAADRTEHMKRLRHTAQRLPFAPASSQRPAARPRVPPSLPRGAPEDVRVVAMAQQVKEVLPHVPLEVIRTDLVQTNCVDTTIANLLEGRVHFFPENKEPGDLPAPSTSQAAAASGIQGSVPAPSSKPAPKQFAKSPVERHLSLQERKRALYDYARRRFAEKHGAARAGGSP, encoded by the exons ATGGAACCGCCCGCGGCGCCGGGCCCCGAGCGGCTCTTCGACTCGCACCG GCTCCCGACCGATGGgttcctgctcctggccctgctgctctaCGCCCCCgtggggctctgcctgctcgTCCTGCGCGTCTTCATTGGCGTCCACGTGTTCCTGGTCAGCTGCGCCCTGCCCGACAGCGTCGTGCGCCG GTTCATTGTCCGTGTGATGTGCtccgtgctggggctgctggtgcgTCAGAGCGACCCTCGGCTGCGCGGGGCCGGCACCAGGGTCTTCATTGCCAACCATGTCACCCCCTTCGACCACAACGTCGTCAGCCTGCTCACCTCCTGCAACACG cctgccctgagcGGTGCCCCAGGGTTCATCTGCTGGTCCCGGGGCTTCATGGAGCTGGGAGTGATGGGCAGCCGGGCAGAGCTGGTGGATTCCCTCAAGGAATACTCGGCCCAGCAAGGGAACCCccccctgctgctgttcccagagGAGGCTGCCACCAACGGCAGGGCCGGGCTGCTCCGCTTCAG ctcctggcccttcTCCATCCTGGATGAGGTCCAGCCCATTGCCCTGCAGGTCCGGAGGCCGTTGGTGGCTGTG AGCGTGGCTGACTCCTCCTGGATCACGGAGCTGCTCTGGACCTTCTTTGTTCCCTTCACAGTTTATCAAGTAAG GTGGATGCCGTCTGTCCCCAGACGAGCGGACGAGCAGAGTGAGGACTTTGCGCTCCGAGTTCAGGAG CTCTTGGCCATGGAGCTGGGTGTGGTATCCACACGGATCACCGCTGCCGACAGGACCGAGCACATGAAGAGGCTGAGGCACACGGCACAAAGGCTGCCCTTTGCCCCAG cctcGAGCCAGCGCCCGGCAGCCCGGCCCAGGGTgccccccagcctgcccaggggtGCTCCTGAGGACGTGAGGGTGgtggccatggcacagcaggTCAAGGAGGTGCTGCCTCACGTGCCCTTGGAGGTCATCAGGACAGACCTGg TCCAAACCAACTGTGTGGACACCACCATTGCCAACTTGCTGGAGGGGAGAGTTCACTTCTTCCCTGAGAATAAAGAGCCTGGAGACCTGCCTGCCCCATCTacctcccaggctgcagctgcttctggcatccagggctctgtgcctgcGCCTTCTTCTAAG CCGGCTCCAAAGCAGTTTGCAAAGTCCCCCGTGGAGCgtcacctgtccctgcaggagaggaaaCGAGCCTTGTACGACTATGCCAGGAG GCGGTTCGCTGAGAAGCACGGCGCGGCAAGGGCCGGCGGCAGCCCCTGA
- the LOC118686308 gene encoding uncharacterized protein LOC118686308 isoform X2, producing the protein MGARGRHVTVSGGGCARSSRGAMAGAGDDGSWVELRCGPGCPEPEAAPSPFSCHADVERMLLEAQLETESSEGALLVLGSPAWDEDRASHGSDQPAESEALPAHSQPQPSCPHPWQRDVPQEAKWRQRRLRASLGWACARCPRYLSADQCCGACREVQWGGRRDFSVQSCCCSSSPRSCSATS; encoded by the exons ATGGGGGCTCGCGGGCGTCACGTGACTGTCAGCGGCGGGGGCTGCGCGCGGAGCAGCCGCGGGGCCATGGCGGGAGCCGGCGACGACG GCTCCTGGGTGGAGCTGCGCTGTGGCCCAGGCTGCCCGGAGCCCGAGGCGGCGCCCTCGCCCTTCTCTTGCCACGCCGACGTGGAGCGGATGCTGCTGGAGGCCCAGCTGGAGACAGAGAGCAGTGAGGG GGCCCTGCTTGTGCTGGGCTCCCCAGCCTGGGATGAGGACAGAGCCAGCCATGGCAGTGATCAGCCAGCGGAGAGTGAGGCactgcctgcccacagccagccccagcccagctgcccccatccctggcag CGGGATGTGCCACAGGAAGCCAAGTGGAGGCAGCGACGCCTGAGAGcgtccctgggctgggcctgtGCCCGCTGCCCTCGGTACCTGTCTGCAGA CCAGTGCTgtggagcctgcagggaggtgcagtggggaggaagaagagacttttcagttcagagctgctgctgctcttcatcCCCTCGCTCCTGCTCAGCCACCTCCtga
- the LOC118686307 gene encoding INSYN2B protein-like, whose amino-acid sequence MVSREPVPGPAPAGEGGQEKAMTVRSVLLNRDSPDIESRLKRRRNRTQQVRFKDLVEAGAGRADSPGPAAGPGHNTPRASPPPRDPPEPAALRASRRSWPQAQPGSLTLPMPRKACMSTAIQTSPSLQKPFPAPQPRSKSVCDVAEDALPPAAASARCPAAAVPTVPGWAVPPRGPGGLPGHDRTAALAQHAKARRTPPPPPPRDPPPPYQGTAGCPAARCAPPVQSCTPEPCPPPPACAQLRGSPRGNQGVTPRPASVPCGQPRPPAEHRGLGRSDSERSLPCGRPPCQPSPQRRQPVPATDTHGPLRQPPQGTPPRDPPAPQHQLCAAIWGGPCCASPAPVPPAPPGWHGSDKTPATPGTCSRPRAAQAGHGWAGPEGPGEPPPTAPQGPSVGTRAEPPRHGQPRPAAEQPETLHHVQDLLQLVVVAKGPVGPPARAEDARTSQGEGPRGPGEQGDLHSQLQSLEGVLETSQQTIRVLLDVIQDLEKKEAQRDGRHSYRTGQDIANCGTCRDCACIIYSVEHDFRQQEGRFQRVLSHIEGDAGPSSPPTALGAAGVALGAAGTPSPPRQEPSPVSRLPAKLDVKKSRRKCFWFL is encoded by the exons ATGGTCAGCCGTgagcccgtgcccggcccggcccccgccggcGAGGGCGGCCAGGAGAAAGCCATGACGGTGCGCTCGGTGCTGCTCAACCGCGACTCGCCCGACATCGAGAGCCGCCTCAAGCGCCGGCGCAACCGCACGCAGCAGGTCCGCTTCAAGGACTTGGTGGAggccggcgcggggcgggcggacAGCCCCGGGCCCGCGGCCGGTCCCGGCCACAACACCCCACGTGCCTCGCCgccccccagggacccccctgAGCCGGCGGCTCTCCGTGCCTCGCGGCGCAGCTGGCCCCAGGCGCAGCCGGGCTCGCTGACGCTGCCCATGCCCAGGAAGGCGTGCATGAGCACCGCCATCCAGACCTCCCCCAGCCTCCAGAAGCCCTTCCcggccccccagccccgcagcaAGAGCGTCTGCGATGTGGCGGAGGATGCGCTACCGCCCGCCGCGGCGAGCGCCCGGTGCCCGGCAGCGGCCGTGCCCACCGTGCCCGGCTGGGCCGTGCCCCCACGGGGCCCGGGCGGCCTCCCCGGCCACGATCGCACCGCTGCCCTCGCCCAGCACGCCAAGGCGCGCCGCACCCCGCCGCCGCCACCACCCAGGGACCCCCCTCCCCCTTACCAGGGCACTGCCGGGTGCCCCGCTGCCCGCTGCGCCCCTCCGGTGCAAAGCTGCACCCCCGAGCCCTGCCCGCCACCCCCAGCCTGCGCCCAGCTCCGCGGGAGCCCCCGGGGCAACCAGGGGGTCACCCCACGCCCGGCCTCCGTGCCCTGCGGCCAGCCCCGGCCGCCCGCCGAGCACCGGGGGCTCGGCCGGAGCGACTCGGAGCGGAGCCTGCCCTGCGGCCGCCCCCCGTGCCAGCCCTCGCCGCAGCGGCGGCAGCCCGTCCCCGCCACGGACACCCACGGCCCCCTCCGGCAGCCACCTCAGGGCACCCCCCCGCGGGACCCCCCGGccccccagcaccagctctgcgCTGCCATTTGGGGGGGACCCTGCTGCGCCTCGCCAGCCCCCGTCCCACCGGCACCACCGGGCTGGCACGGCTCGGACAAGACACCGGCCACCCCCGGCACCTGCAGCCGGCCCCGTGCCGCCCAAGCCGGGCACGGCTGGGCAGGACCCGAGGGGCCCGGGGAGCCGCCGCCCACGGCCCCACAGGGCCCCAGCGTGGGGACACGAGCGGAGCCGCCCCGGCACGGCCAGCCCCGCCCTGCCGCTGAGCAGCCCGAGACGCTGCACCACGTCCAGGACCTTCTGCAGCTGGTGGTGGTGGCCAAGGGGCCCGTGGGACCACCAGCGAGGGCTGAGGACGCCCGGACATCTCAGGGAGAGGGCCCCCGGGGGCCCGGGGAGCAGGGGGAcctgcattcccagctgcagtCCCTGGAAGGGGTGCTGGAGACCAGCCAGCAAACCATCCGGGTGCTGCTGGACGTCATCCAGGacctggagaagaaggaggcGCAGCGGGATGG GCGCCACTCGTACCGGACCGGGCAGGACATCGCCAACTGCGGGACCTGCCGGGACTGTGCCTGCATCATCTACAG CGTGGAGCACGATTTCCGACAGCAGGAAGGTCGCTTCCAGCGGGTGCTGAGCCACATCGAGGGCGACGCGGGGCCGAGCTCCCCCCCGACGGCGCTGGGGGCGGCGGGGGTGGCGCTGGGGGCGGCGGGGACCCCCTCACCGCCCAGGCAGGAGCCGTCGCCCGTGTCGAGGCTGCCGGCAAAGCTGGACGTGAAGAAATCGCGGCGCAAATGCTTCTGGTTCCTGTGA
- the LOC118686308 gene encoding BCL2/adenovirus E1B 19 kDa protein-interacting protein 3-like isoform X1 encodes MGARGRHVTVSGGGCARSSRGAMAGAGDDGSWVELRCGPGCPEPEAAPSPFSCHADVERMLLEAQLETESSEGALLVLGSPAWDEDRASHGSDQPAESEALPAHSQPQPSCPHPWQRDVPQEAKWRQRRLRASLGWACARCPRYLSAEEFAFVCSPQPVLWSLQGGAVGRKKRLFSSELLLLFIPSLLLSHLLTLGLGIYIGKRLAASSANPL; translated from the exons ATGGGGGCTCGCGGGCGTCACGTGACTGTCAGCGGCGGGGGCTGCGCGCGGAGCAGCCGCGGGGCCATGGCGGGAGCCGGCGACGACG GCTCCTGGGTGGAGCTGCGCTGTGGCCCAGGCTGCCCGGAGCCCGAGGCGGCGCCCTCGCCCTTCTCTTGCCACGCCGACGTGGAGCGGATGCTGCTGGAGGCCCAGCTGGAGACAGAGAGCAGTGAGGG GGCCCTGCTTGTGCTGGGCTCCCCAGCCTGGGATGAGGACAGAGCCAGCCATGGCAGTGATCAGCCAGCGGAGAGTGAGGCactgcctgcccacagccagccccagcccagctgcccccatccctggcag CGGGATGTGCCACAGGAAGCCAAGTGGAGGCAGCGACGCCTGAGAGcgtccctgggctgggcctgtGCCCGCTGCCCTCGGTACCTGTCTGCAGA GGAATTTGCCTTTGTGTGCTCCCCCCAGCCAGTGCTgtggagcctgcagggaggtgcagtggggaggaagaagagacttttcagttcagagctgctgctgctcttcatcCCCTCGCTCCTGCTCAGCCACCTCCtgaccctggggctggg GATCTACATTGGGAAGCGCCTGGCAGCCTCCTCAGCCAACCCTCTGTGA